In one window of Sciurus carolinensis chromosome X, mSciCar1.2, whole genome shotgun sequence DNA:
- the LOC124971689 gene encoding melanoma-associated antigen 4-like → MPQCRQKRKHHKEEGGPKAQREARSLVGVQVPRPEEEGACSAGISSSSTHTLREVPSPEPLYSTQVTQSSSTLSVAVAPTPCIPFTEVSSSQEEEGPFPWKNLEDRESLLGDPLDEKMADLVQFLLLKYQMKELTTKAEMLSSVFKNYQDDFPVIFRVASECMQLVFGVDVKEVKHSGHSYAIVNALGLTYDGVLGDDQSMPKTGLLVIILCIIFMVGDRACEKEVWEMLSVMGVYAGREHFIYGEPRKFITEDLVQEQYLEYRQVPGSDPACYEFLWGPRARAETSKMKVLQYWARVHGSDPRSYPSLYEKAMREEEEGAQVPKVARATRRGRGRARSRRYGRATSKSSRSPM, encoded by the coding sequence ATGCCGCAGTGTCGTCAGAAACGCAAGCACCACAAGGAAGAAGGAGGTCCTAAGGCACAAAGGGAGGCCCGGAGTCTGGTTGGTGTGCAGGTTCCCAGGCCTGAGGAGGAGGGGGCCTGCTCTGCCGGCATCTCCTCCAGTTCCACACATACCCTTAGGGAGGTGCCTTCTCCCGAGCCACTGTATTCTACACAGGTGACTCAGAGTTCCTCCACCCTCTCTGTTGCCGTGGCCCCCACTCCATGCATCCCATTCACCGAAGTCTCCAGCAGCCAAGAAGAGGAGGGTCCATTCCCCTGGAAGAACCTAGAAGACCGTGAGTCCCTGTTGGGAGACCCACTGGATGAGAAGATGGCTGACTTGGTGCAGTTCCTGCTCCTCAAGTATCAAATGAAGGAGCTGACCACCAAGGCAGAAATGCTGAGCAGCGTCTTCAAAAACTACCAGGATGACTTCCCTGTGATCTTCAGAGTAGCCTCTGAGTGCATGCAGCTGGTCTTTGGTGTTGACGTAAAGGAAGTGAAACACTCTGGCCACTCCTATGCCATCGTCAATGCTTTGGGCCTCACCTATGATGGGGTGCTGGGCGATGACCAGAGCATGCCCAAGACGGGCCTCCTGGTAATCATCCTGTGCATCATCTTCATGGTGGGTGACCGTGCTTGTGagaaagaagtctgggaaatgctGAGTGTGATGGGGGTGTATGCTGGGAGGGAACACTTCATCTATGGGGAGCCTAGGAAATTCATCACTGAAGATTTGGTGCAGGAACAGTACCTGGAGTATCGCCAGGTGCCAGGCAGTGATCCTGCTTGCTATGAGTTCCTGTGGGGTCCAAGGGCCCGTGCTGAAACAAGCAAGATGAAAGTCCTGCAGTACTGGGCCCGGGTCCATGGGAGTGACCCTCGGTCCTACCCTTCCCTGTATGAAAAGGCtatgagagaagaggaagagggggcCCAAGTGCCAAAAGTAGCCAGGGCCACCAGAAGGGGCAGGGGACGGGCCAGGTCCAGGAGATATGGCAGGGCTACATCCAAAAGCTCCCGCTCCCCCATGTGA
- the LOC124972465 gene encoding heat shock transcription factor, X-linked member 3-like, which produces MASECNEEHPEVQVAPSVSKEPVSKPPSLPSPDPKVDSEQVSDGPDDRALGQDPGSQESLPPEEPNQSVTSEEGHENLLGLSFPRKLWVIVESDAFRSVHWSGEGDTVVIEADLFQSEVLGRRGAERIFETDSLKSFIRQLNLYGFSKIRPKDTGVHSRVNKRTMIYRNSNFQKDKPGLLENICKKGQRRNSARRATCAPKPPKNPAGQETGASSPKRKKLVATRHSPRFHRFHREVGAEEALPQREAPDDQGPRGTQSFMLSGVWAMGNASDLPPENQAPQEPRGPSGEGTSGNDTSVPQATAGMEGEGEVPGSPPGFPDYCSVMSLYNTCYSILLAALSAMSPREPFDGGEEDDNEEEEDVQEGSSDYKCALCEQFKDNSRL; this is translated from the exons ATGGCCAGCGAGTGTAATGAAGAGCACCCTGAAGTCCAGGTGGCCCCGTCGGTCAGCAAAGAACCAGTGAGCAAGCCCCCATCTCTTCCTTCACCCGACCCCAAGGTGGATTCAGAGCAGGTTTCGGACGGGCCTGATGACCGAGCCCTGGGCCAGGATCCTGGCTCCCAAGAGAGCCTGCCACCAGAAGAACCAAACCAGAGTGTGACCAGCGAGGAAGGCCACGAGAACCTTCTTGGGCTCTCCTTCCCCAGAAAGCTTTGGGTGATCGTAGAGAGCGATGCCTTCAGGTCTGTGCATTGGAGTGGGGAAGGAGACACCGTGGTCATCGAGGCGGACCTTTTCCAGAGTGAAGTCCTTGGCCGGAGGGGCGCTGAGAGGATTTTTGAGACGGACAGCTTGAAGAGTTTCATTCGCCAGCTGAACCTCTACGGATTCAGCAAGATCCGCCCAAAGGACACTGGGGTTCACTCTCGGGTGAACAAAAGAACGATG aTCTACCGCAACTCCAACTTCCAGAAAGACAAGCCGGGCCTCCTGGAGAACATCTGCAAAAAAGGACAACGGAGAAACTCTGCTCGGCGAGCAACCTGCGCGCCAAAGCCTCCGAAGAACCCGGCTGGGCAAGAGACTGGCGCGTCCTCTCCGAAGAGAAAGAAGCTGGTGGCCACCAGACACTCCCCACGATTCCACCGATTCCACCGTGAGGTCGGGGCAGAGGAGGCGCTGCCCCAGAGGGAAGCCCCCGACGACCAGGGCCCCAGAGGCACGCAGTCCTTCATGCTCTCTGGGGTGTGGGCTATGGGCAATGCCTCCGATCTTCCCCCGGAAAACCAGGCCCCTCAGGAGCCCAGGGGCCCAAGTGGGGAGGGCACCTCTGGGAATGACACATCTGTGCCCCAGGCTACTGCCGGAATGGAAGGCGAAGGGGAAGTACCCGGCAGCCCCCCAGGTTTCCCCGATTACTGTTCCGTCATGTCTCTGTACAACACTTGTTACTCCATCCTGCTGGCCGCCCTCTCGGCCATGTCCCCAAGGGAACCCTTTGACGGAGGCGAGGAGGATGacaatgaggaggag